TCGTCCGCCTCGGAGTTTCCGGGCGGACGACCGATGATGTGGCGACTGTTCTCGATCGGTCTCCTCGTACAGTCCGCCAGTTTGTCACAGACCACGCGGAACTGTTTTCGGAAAACTAGCAGACCCTCGGAGTTTGGACTACCGTGGATAGCGAGACGGTTGCTCTCAGAAGCGCCTGTGGAAAATCCGACGTCGATTTTACTCGTCGGATCCGTTGACGTTCACCGTCAGGACGGGCACAGGTGCGTCGGCGACGACGCGGGCCGAGACGCTTCCGACCATGTTCTCTTGATAGTTCGAACCGTGCGTTCCCATCGTCACGATGTCGATGTCCTCTCTTTCGATGTAATCGATAATCTCCTCGGCGGGATTTCCGCGTCGGATGGCCGCCGTCGCTTCGACGTCGCCCGATTCGATTCGGTCGAGTGCGATGGTGGTGGCTTCTTCACCGGTCGCTTCGAGTTCGCTAACTACGTTGTCAACTACATCAGACGCGAGTGTGAGGAACGCGCGGTCGTCGATGACGTAGAGTATGTGGACGGTTGCGTCGTGACGCTGTGCGAGATCGAGGGTGTGAGCGTACACGTTGTCCATCGACTCGTCCCCGTCCGTGGGAAGCAGGATATCGTCGTACATCAGTTCGTCTGAACCTCGATTGTCCGGGGATAAGAAAACTGTCGTATGGTCTCGTCGGATGAGAACCATGACGTTTCATCACGTCAGCATATCGAATCTGGAAATAGGTTCGAGATCAAGCGATACACACGGCCCTCAATTCGATGCTCGCATTTGACGCGCTTTGTGTCGTTTTCGCCGTTGAAATTCTCAGATAGATCTGAGAAATCGAACTATCCCACGACAGTTATATTTATTGATATTTAAACTGCGCCGTAATTTATCTTTGAGTGATTCTATGCCACTGTACTGAGACAGTCGGGTCAGTCGCCTGCAGTAGCGCATGTCGCGGCAAGCGATGTCGCTCTCACTGCTGTGGATGGATTTTTGCTTCGGGCGGGCAAACGTGACGGTATGTCGAACATAGATGCGGACGACTTGCTCCCCAACGAACGCGTACAGCAGGCAGTCGTGAACGGCGACATCACCCAACTCACTCGTGGGGCGAGCAACCGCTACGCCGAAGAAGGCGACGCCTTCGATATCGACGGTGAGACGTTTACGATCACCAGCGTCGAGCATCGAACGCTCGGTGACTTCACCGACGAAGACGCAAAGCGCGAGGGATCTGAGTCGTTAGACGCGTACAAACAACGGATGAAACGCGTCCACCCCGGCGACTTCGAATGGGACGAAAGCAGCGAAGTGCTGACATACCGATTCGAGCGACAGCACTGATCGGACTGTATCTTGGGCAGAAGTAACCGATTTTGATCGAGAGCGGATTACAGGCGCGTTCGCTCTCACTCAGCAGTCACGAACGTGATGCGGTTGCCTTCGATCCGGTGGCCGTCGGGTGTTGTCACTGTCGCCACGGCGACGTACGTCTCGCCGTCATCGAGATCTTCGATGTCTTCATCGAATTCCTCGGGTTCGTCGGTGTCGAAGTCCTCGATATATTCCGCGTCGTCCCGGTCGCCCTTCTCCCAGCAGATGAAGCCGGGCGTCACCTCGTCGGCGTCGCCGAGCGAGACGACTTCACCGCGGAGTTCCGCCTCCTCGTGTTCAATGTCTGTGGGCGAGAGCGTCTTGACGACGGGTGCTTCTGCTGGTTCACTCGTGGAGAAGGCCACAGCCGACCCGGTAACGGTATCGTCGTCAGCCGTCGCGTACGCGCGGAACTGGTAGTCGGTGTCCGCCTCCAGTTCTTCAACTGTCGTCGTAAATGTGCCGGCCGACGATTCGCTACCGACCTCGACAGTGGTTGCCGAGTCGTGTTCCGCTCCATCGACCCAGTATTCGACGCCGACAGTCGCCGACGAGTAATCGCCAAGTCCGGTGAGGTCGCCGCCGAGCGTTGCACTGGTCTGGCTCACATCCGATGCGTTTGTCGTCACGACCTCGAACGCATTGCTGCCACCATCGCCACCGTCGCTATCTCCGAGTATGGCGGCTTTGGCATCGAGACGGCCAGCGCCCATCTCGTTCTGGTCGAGACCGATGTCCTCGGCTGTTTCCGTGAGGCGCTTGCGCGCTTCCGTGTTCGAAGCCCCGTTAGCCATCAAAACAGCGCCGACGCCCGAGACGTGGGGTGTCGCCATCGACGTCCCGGAAAAGGCTCTGTAGCCGCCGCCGATCACCGTTGACGTGATGTCGGATCCCGGTGCGGCGATGTCTACCTCCGGGCCGGTTGAGGAGAACTCGGACAGTTCGTCATCGATAGTCGTCGAACTCACGGCTACTACGTCGTCGTAGGCCGCGGGGTAGTGGATGCAGTCATCGCACGGCCCCTCGTTACCAGCGGCCGCGACGAGTAACACACCTTTGTCGTAAGCGTATTTGACCGCGTCCTCGATTACGGAGGAAGGGGATGTCGCCCCGATACTCATACTGAGGACGTCGTACCCTTGGTCGGCGGCCCACCGGATTCCCTCTGCGATGTCACCACCCGTTCCGCTGCCATCTCCGTTCAGTGCTTTGATTGCGTGGAGGGTGACACCCGGCGCAACGCCGACGACACCCTGTCCGTTGTTGACCGCGCCGATAGTCCCTGCACAGTGGGTTCCGTGGGTGTGATCGTCGTTCCACGGTTCCTCACCCCGGTCTGAGTCCACAACTGCGTATCCCTCACCGAGCGTCCGTGTGAGGTCGGGGTGAGTGCTTTCGATTCCAGTATCGAGAACCGCAACGTCCGCACCAGTGCCAGTTTCCCCGGCTCGAATGGTCGTGTCCGCCTCGACCTTCGTGCAACCCCATGGAAGCGACTGACCGAGCGTTTGGACCGTAACGTCCCGTTCAACGTAGCGAACGTCGTCTCGGCTTTCGAGTTCAGCCAGTGCCTCGTCACTGAAATCACCGACAACGGCCTTTCCGCGTTTGCCGAAGTCGATCTCTTTGTCCACGGCGTCGGCTCGCTGCCCCGCGACATCGACCCCGTACCGTGATTTCGTACCGACAACATGACGGGAGTTGTCCGATGTCTCTTGGGCTGATCCAGTACCAATGAATCCAGTGCTAGCGATGCCGATACCCACCGTCTTCAGCAGTGAGCGCCGCGAAAATTCAGTCGGGGTCTGTCCGGTTTTCATATCGCTATGCAGCACACAGAACCGCAAGGGCCTACTCTCGATATTGCCTTAGATGCGGTGCAGTTCGGGTTGGTACATATCGAGCGCTCGCTTCAACAGGTGGGCAAAATGAGGCCGCGGGGATACGCAACCGCGCCGATAAATGATAGAGAATATCTCTCACGTATTGCGTGGGCTCATCCCACTAGTCGAAATATATCGAGGGTGGACAGACCCGGTGTCGATACATATCGTCAGCAGCGGCATAGTCTAACGTCTCATGTATTCAGAGGGACGATGATGCACACCGGCTCAGTTGTGACTCACGGAAACGGGGATACAGCGTCATGACCTTCTGTGCGAACTGTGGTGACGTGATCGACAGGAGTGAGTGGTACTCGTTTGCTGCCCGGCGCGATGAGGACGGAGTCCTCCAGACCTACGCGTTCTGTTCGGAGCACTGCCGATCCGAATTCCTTGATGAACCGATAGCGGATCCGATTGACAATTGAGCGTGCGCGTGCTGACTTACCGGTCTCCAAACAGCGACACGAATAGTTTGCGCTCGGCTCCTCTGAGGTGATGATTGAACGTCGATTGGGAGATGCCGATTAGATCTGCGACTTCCTGCCCAGTGATCTCCCGCGGCTCTTCGAAAAATCCGCTCTCGTACGCTGTTCGAAGCACTTCGTACTGGCGTTCGGTCAGTTGCTCTTCGAAGGTCGTGATGAATTCTCGGTTCGTTTTCCGCGACCGTTCACGGTCTCGTCGGCTAATCAACTCCGTCTTGCCGTAGTTGTTCTCCAGCAGTTCGACAACCTCACGAACATCTGCAAACTGCGGAAGCTCAATTACCGCGTGTATCGTTGATTGGTCGGCCGTTATCTCCTGTGGGTACGTGCCGTAGTTGATAAGCGGTTGCGCAACGACGGACCCCGTGGTTGTTGCCTCGAATAACTGCTTTTCACCCGTTTGTCGGACGTGCGTGATCGACTCAATCGAGATGAACTCGTCTGCGACCGAGAGAATCTCCTCAATCGAGTCGGTTGCCACGCTGAACAGGACACGTGTTTTATTGCCGGGTTGTGGAATAACCGCCTCGAACTCGACGCTTGCGTTTGCCTTCCGGGCGATCCGATTCAAGACGCTATCTGATTCGTGAATCTTCAGTTTGATCTCAGTCACCTCGTCCGACATCGTCCCTCGTCGCCGCTGAATCCCGTTGATCGCGTAGGCGACGGTGCATCCTAACTCTTCGAGAACCTCCCTGACCAGTTCGTCGAACGCTGACTGCTGATTTGCGTACACCGTCAGTATCCCGTATCGGACGTCTTCGTACACGAGCGGGATGCTGATGACGGACTGGTACCCGTTAGTGAGGGCTTTCTGTCGCCAAGGTTCTTCCCGGAGATTGTCAGCCACGTTCGGGATCACCGTCATCGTCCCTGACGTCAGCGTTTGGACTGCTGGCTCGCTAGAGTCGTCGATGTCGAACGAGACCTGATCGAGATAGTCGCTTCCGTTGTTGACCCACGCTCGTGGGCTGATCGATCCAGAGATCGAATCTCGTTCGCCGATCCAGACGAACGGAAACCCCCCGCTTTCGTTCAGTTTCTCGCAGACGGCCTCTTCGATCTCCTCGCGTGACGCTGCTTGTATGAGCACCTGATCGATTTCTCGGATGATCTTATTGATCCAGTTGAGTCGTGTGAGCTTCCAGTTTCGATCTTTGAGCTTCTGATCTCGCTCACGAAGATCCATCTCGTGGTCTATCCGCTTGAGCGCGGCTTCAGTCGTTGCCGCTAGCATGCCGACGAGCTTGCGAGTATGCGTGTCGAACGATTCGACAGAACCGCAGAGCGTAACGAGGACGCCCCGGTCACCGATTGGGACAAAGAGACCGCTTTCTGCGTCTGTCCGCTGTGCCATCTCGAACGTTGCGTCGGTGGTTTGCAGATCTTCTACGAGTGCTGTGTCGCCACTCACGAAGACATCCCAGACGACCGAATCGGTGGTGTCGGGTCCGACAGATGGGTTCTCAGCGGCGCATTCAGCCAACTCCGGCGTCGCTGCGACCGGCTCTAAGACGTTCTGTGTCTCGTCTATACAGAAGATAGCGACGTGAGAGAGATCGAGGATCACTCTTCCGGTGTTGACGACGAGTTCGGCGACATCGGATTTGGTTTCGGTGTGGAGTAGTTGTCTGGTGGCGTGATGGAGCGTCGTGAGTATCTGTTCACGCTCTTTCCGATCAGCCGCGGTAATCCAGAGACCGATGATCGAACCGAGTTCGCCGAATGCGTCCCGTTCTCGCTCGCTGAGGCTGTGTGATTGACCGCGAAAAAGCGTCAATATCCCGTGGACGGTCGAACCGAAGATCAGCGGAACTGTAATGACGCTCTTGCGTTGGTCGTCGGACGTTTTGGTTTCTCCCGATACAGCGGCTAACTCTCCCGGGATATTCTGAAACTGCACCTCTTGGGTTCGGTTCGCCATCGCCAGCGGATCCTGCTCGCACAGTTTCTCGGTGGCTTCTATCGCGTCATCGAGTTCGTCTCTCTCACATCCCGCCCATGTGACTGGTGTGAACGTCCCGGCTTCTGAGCTGAAACTGCAAATCGCGGCAAATTCGTACGGCGACTCAGCGGTAAGACAGTCACAGATCGCTTGTTCGACTTCTTTATGGGTCGATGCATCGGTGAGCGGCGTGTTGATCTCTCGGATGAGTGTTTCAACTGGGTTCAGCGCCGCCGATTCGTTTCGTCGCTGAGCGAATTCCGTCTCGTGGTTTTTCTGCGTTACCGCGTATCGAATCGACCGCAGGAGTTGGTCAATGTCGATACGATCCTTGATTAAATAATCCTGTGCGCCGTTTTGGAGCGCCTGAATCGCCGTATCGCGCTCGCTCCGCTCCGCTAACACGATTATCGGCACCGCTGGTGCTTGAGATGCGATTCGGCGTGTCGTCTCTAAATCCTCATACTCTGGTAGACCGAGGGCAACCATCACGAGGTCGTACTCCGTCCCGGATAGCCGCGCCTCCCCCTCAGAAAGCGTCTCAGTATGTGTTACGTCGATAGATTCTGCTACACCCTGCAACTGAGATTTTCTGAGATAGTGCGTGATAAAGTGGGCGTCGTCCGGGTCTTGATCGATCAGGAGTACCCGAAACGTGTTTTCGTGTTCCATGCTCATCTTGAGAGTGATATTCCGGGATCGCTGTTCAGCTAACTCAACCGGCACCGTCGTCGTCGTTTTCGGTCCTTGACCGTTCCATCATCACCTTCGTCACCCTCTCGACCCCACGATTGGTAGCTGCGGTGTGGGTAGCTTCGCTTATATGTATATAAAGAGAGAATCTCTATCACGTTATGCACTCGCCGATGGGTTATCTGCCGAACCATGTTTTGGGAGATAACCCATTACTTGGCGAGTTCTGATTTCTAATCCTCTTCTCAATATTCTACCCGGCAGGTTCTCTCCAGTCAGTCTAACCGACTCAGATTGCCCCGACGTTCACGCTGCATGATGCCGCCAGCGAAGAACCGGAGTTTCGAAACGAGTTCTTCCTCCGTCTCGTACGTTTCCACTCGTAAGTCCCACCGTACCCGTGCTGACCGAATCATCGCACTCGTAACGTCGTCCTCGTGGACGAAGATTAACCGGTCTCCGTGGGTTTCTGAAAGTGCTTCAAGAATACTCCCTGCCTCCTCTCCAACACCGAAGTTGTGTCCCAGAAACGGCAGCAAGAACGCAGTCGCGTTACTACATCTCGTGTATTCGATGCTCTGGGTTGCCGCGTCCACGTCGTCGGTATCTACATCTACGTCGAGTGCTAGAAATGCGTTTACCCCGGGATTCACGCGAAGTTCGCCCTGTATCCGTCGCAAGAGCGCCTGCGCCGCGTCGATGTCGTCTTTGCTCTGGAAGAGGCGGCGCAAGGGCCCTGGGAGATCTTCGATATCAATCTCACTGCGCTCCTCTTCGCTGAGTACGTAGTTGAGATTGAATGACTTGTACGGTCCCATCAGATAGAAGAGGAACCGGTCGTACTTCACGCGGCCCAACCGTTCGGCGATTAGGTTGCGCGTGATCTCCACAGTCATGAGCGATCTTTCCCACCGAGAGTATTTAAAGATCGATGTTTTTGAAAATATTTGGCTTGAGAATACATAAGAGTCTCAGGTCCGTATCTCTGAGTAAGATGGCGACGAATCACTCACACCCAGTCCGCGGCGGCGTCCCAGAGGACCCTGAAGATCTCTTGCCGGAGGATAGCGTCCTCAGCCTCGACGAGTATCTTGCGATGCACGCCGCCGTCGGACACAGGACCCGCTACGAAGTTCTTTACCGACTCGTCCACAGCGGTGACATGAGCCCCAAGGAACTGGAGGAAGCGATAGATATCGATGATAGCACCCTCCACTATCATCTCAACAAACTCGTTGATGTTGGCCTCGTTGAGAAACGTCAGCTAACCGAGCGGGGACAAGACGGTCTCTACACGTACTACCGAGCGACCGTATTCGGTGAAGTGACGCTCACCGAGGGCGTCGATGAGTTGATCCGCGGGGAACAAGAATTTGAAGCAATGTACGACAGTTCGAATGAGAGCTAACCTCCCACGGTACCAAAGCAAACGCTCGTGACCTGAAGAAGATGATTGAGGTTGGATCTGGGACGAATGAAGGCGGACACTCTGTTTCCTGTTTCCTGCCTCTTTGAACCAAAGGACTTGATCAGAAAAATATCAGAAGTATTTCATTCGCTCGGCAACGTTTAGATCGCCAAGTGTACCGAAAGCCGACAACAAAATAATCGCTTCAACCTAGATCTCCAAGAGAGCGAATACACCGCGGTCGGTGCCCTCTTCGCCAAACAGGAATCGGGAACGGTTTCCCCGGTTCCAAATCTGCCGTCGTTTCCATTCAATTGACCCGGTAGATCTCTCTACAAACAACTGTGGTACGACGACGCGAAGAATTCGAATTAGTCAATCCAGTTACTCGGTTTCGGAAATAACGAGTACCTCGATATTGCCACTATGGGGCCGTCGATATGGCCGCTGGTGTCGCGGAAGAGTACTTGAAGATTCATACTGACTGTGTCGCCGTGCACTTCGGCGTCAGTGTGAATCTTCCTGGACATAGTGTGGTGGTTCTGTTGCAGTAATGGGATTCGTGAGTGTCGGCCTGTACCTGGAACTAGAAGATAGCATTTTATTCCTTACTATAATATGGATTTCTTGTCTATCCAGTGATAAACACGATGTAAGATCTCTGGAAAGATCCGACTTTCGAGTAGACTAACATGAGATTCTTTCCGTTTATCAAATATTAATAAATTCGTAATTAAAATAGTGGCATTATCACGCTAGGTTTTCTTACTGAAAGAATTCCAGTCGTTGTTGATTTTTCCGACTGCACTGAGATTATCCAATGTGTATTGACATTATCGAACCCACCGACTGAAGAAAATCTATATTAGGGGCCTCAGAGTCGTTGATTAGGGAAAAAATATATGATGGATTGGTGTATATATTCTGACGTGATTTCATATGGAAATCATTGAGATGATCGAAGACTGGACGCAAGAGTGGATGAACCAACGCAGGGGCGGCAATAACTGGGACTGGAACCACACTAACCCGACATTCAAAAACTATTACGACAGCTACGGACTTGATCTGCAACCGACATCAGGTGATTATCAGATCGAAAGTCAGAGTACGAGTAGTAAATCAGTCTTCACAAGTACGTACGGTCCGAACGATTACCCGACAGAAGCCTCCTTCCAGCATACGCATACGCAAGAGGACAGATTCAGTTGGTCACTCGAAGACTCGCTATCGTATGGGGAGGATGTGAGCATTGAAGTCGGTGTTCCTGATATCTTCAGCGCTAATGTTGGGAACCATTATGAGATCTCGTTGACGACGACGCAGGAACAGACAAGATCAAATCAGACAGAGTGGACGCAACACCAGACCTTCCACCTCCCAGAGGACGAGACAGCGCGGGTGGAAATGATTGTCGATGTGATAGAAGCTAGGGCAAAAAAAGATGTTAGTGTGGTTGCCACTGGGTCGGTAGCGGCTGGCCTGAATCACACATGGAACGGTCACTACTTCTGGTTCCTCCCAATCGGAGAGTTAGCAGACGAGTTCTCTACACACCCTGGAGTGAAGGTCAAAGACAATCATCAGGTTGAGTTCACAACGAAACTTAACATGACCGGTAACGCTGGTGTCAATAGCCGTATCCAAATAAAAAGAGAAGACAAAGAAGGCATGACGACTGTACAGACTTTCAATCATATTCATCACCCAGAGCAGTTACTCACTGGCGCGCAGACTCAAAAACCAACGGCTGACTAACATCACCACGGCGCTATCCGTGGGGATCCTCTGTTGGAGAGTGAACCTCCAGGAATAGAGTATCTCAGATGCGTCGCTATGGTCGGCGATAACGGGATTTCTGGCCGTACCAGTACAGTTCCTAACAAGCACGAGTTGATGAAAATAACACTAATTCTCTATCTATGGGGTCGAGATTCTCAGTACGCACCGGTGTTGGTATTGCTTCTGCTTCCTACGCAATCGTCACCAGTGGCTGCCACGACGCAAGAGGTACTCTGAATAATGCCGTTAGTTCCGATCCTACTGTACCCTGCACCCGGTACTATGGAACCGATGAATTCCTGATTCCATGAACAATTCAGTGATGTAACTTCTCGGGAACTGGACTTTCTTCGTGCTGCAGTCGTTCCACCAGCGAGCGTTGAGCGGCCTCGTCCATCCCATCGTAGCGACTGGCCGCATCGAGGACCATCGAACAAGTTTCGGATCGCCCGGCGTAACGGCACTCGTGACGCCCTGTACGGCCGCAAAGTCGAAGCGTTCCTGAATCCCGTCCGGCGTCTCGACCGGTCGGTACCAGTTTGCGTACGGGCGGTCCGCCTCAGGAAGTTCGTCGGTGGGTGGCCACGGACCCTCGGCGAACGCCTTGATACAGAGCGTTTCGATGTTTTCTGCCCCGCATCGTTCGAGGACCCTCTCGTAGTCGTACTCGTCGCCGTCTTTGCCGACGACGGCGGGGTTCAACGGGAACATCAGCGATTCGAGGTCGTCGATTCGGTTGATGGCATCGAGGATGAGTTGCGGCGACCCGTGACTCGTCAGTCCGATGTGGTCGATGACCCTCCGCTTTCACATCGCGGACTGCCACGAGTGCGCCGTCATCACCGGTAATCACCTCCAGTTCTTCCTCGTGTTCGAGGCCGTGAACCTGATACAGGTCGATTTTCTCGACGCCGAGGCGGTTCAGCGAGCGTTCGGGTTTCTGTCTCGCTCCATCGTACCCGCGCTTTTGCGTCTTACACCCGAGGAAAATCTCTTCGCGGTGTTGTCGGAGTTTTGGCCCGAGTTTGAGTTCCGCATCGCCGTAGGTAGGTGCCACGCCGAAGTGGTTCACGCCGTAATCGAGGACGTGTTTGACCATTTGGTCTACACCCTCCTGTTCGAGCCACTTGAGTGCTATCGCACCGAACGTCACTAGTGTGCTGTCGTGACCTGTCTGTCCGGGCGAGGTGTTTGCCTGCTTGATACACCCTCCCAAAATGGGTAACGTATGGTACCGACGTTACGCTTCGAGATTCCTAGATCAACCGTCGAGGTCCTCTCGAATGACTGCGGCGAGTTCGGATCGAAACGCCGCCATATCGAGGTCGTTCGCCCGCTGATCGAGTCGGGCGTGTTCTTCGCGGAGAATTGCTTCCAGTACACGCTCGTACACTGACTCGAACGTAACCGGTCGGTTGTGTTCGGAGAGACGTGATTCGACCGTCTCGATCCGCCGCGGGGTGGCGAATTTCGCGGCGAGTTCTGCGGCCGATCCGTCGGCTGGTTCCACGTTCGTTTTCTCACGAAATCCGGGGTGTGATAGTTTCCCACGATTCCCTCGCTTGTTTCGAACGACGACGCCTTTAGTGGGGCCATCGTACCACGCAGAGTGTGGAATCGTGTACGAGTCGGGATCGAAGTCGCGTGTGTTTCGCTCTTTTTCGACGGCATTCGCGGGCCGGAGTCCGAGTTGCTCGAAAATCTGCTCGGCGGCGTCCGGCGGCCGAAACTCGTCTACATCGGATGACCACACGTCGTAGCCGAGAAACGACGGCGTGCGTTCCCAGTCGTATTCGATCGTCCGGTGGTGGGTCGCCACACCGAAGAAGGTAATATCCTCGACATCAGTGACTGCCCGCCGAAGTACCTCGCGGTCGAGGTTCTCCCTGATGTAACGGATGGCATGCTGATACCGGTCGGGGACGGCATCCGAGTCGTCGTAGACGCGGGTTTCGTCCCCGAATCGAATCAATCCTGACTCGTCGAGGCGGAAGCGAAGCGGTTCCCCATCGACCAGTTCGAGTATCCAGAGATGACCGCCGTCAAGGAGTTCGTCGGGAGCGTTCTCGATAGCGGGGAGTGGTGGGAAGTTCTTCATATCGGGCGGGAATCAGTCGAGTGTTCGTCAAACTCGGACTCACGTCACCTAAAGACGGCGACTACTCAACGCACCACAACGTGGAAGTATCTGTTCGATAATCTTTCACTGAGATGCCATCCCTCCTTGAACGACTGCTTGGTGACGGGACGCCGGATGAACAGGTTGACCTCGAATCGCGGCAGAATGACGCGGACGACGCACTCCGAGAGTCCGTCGAAGAGCGTGGATACGCTATCGATGACTGCGGTGTGACGGGGGTCGCAGTTGTCAACGAAGGTCCGGATGGCGAACCGATAATCGTCCCAATCGCTCGGTTTTCACTGGGTGAAACTGTCGAGAATCCGGATATGGAACTAGTGTGGGATCTTGTGGGCGAGGCCGCCGACGCGTTGCAGGGACCCTTTGATGACGTGTTTGTTCGCCATTACGACGTTCAGTTCACGTTCGACGGAGACGAACTCTTCGAGGCTGAGGAGTGCCGTCGAGTCGCGCTCACAGACCAGTTCGTTGATCGGTACGTGACCGACGACAGATTCGGCCTTGGTGACCTCCGCGAGGCAATTGAAGTTGCAGACGATATCGACGACGAAATCGCACCGGTCGTGTGGGGTGAGTGTAAAGATTACAGTCGGACGAACAACGCTGCAATCGTCTTTGCGGGGTCATCTGCTGCGGCGGCCGCGGCCGCCAATGCGAGCGCGGCGAGTTGTGCCGGCGCGGGTGTTGCGGGTGGTGCTGGCGGCGGCGCCTGCTGAGTTCGGGAACGGCGTGGTGACAAACACCACAAACCTGAGTTTCGGTGCATCGACGCCGATTCTCATTTCCACACCAACTTTTAGGCCAGCCTAAACTATATGGGGTTCCGAAATGAACTCGAATTTGACCGGATGCTTCGGCTTCGATGACCGAAATACTCCATGACAGAAATCACGATACTCGTGGACAACACGGTTGGGACGGCGATTCCGAAAGGCTTGCGC
This genomic stretch from Halogeometricum borinquense DSM 11551 harbors:
- a CDS encoding universal stress protein; the encoded protein is MYDDILLPTDGDESMDNVYAHTLDLAQRHDATVHILYVIDDRAFLTLASDVVDNVVSELEATGEEATTIALDRIESGDVEATAAIRRGNPAEEIIDYIEREDIDIVTMGTHGSNYQENMVGSVSARVVADAPVPVLTVNVNGSDE
- a CDS encoding ASCH domain-containing protein, with product MSNIDADDLLPNERVQQAVVNGDITQLTRGASNRYAEEGDAFDIDGETFTITSVEHRTLGDFTDEDAKREGSESLDAYKQRMKRVHPGDFEWDESSEVLTYRFERQH
- a CDS encoding S8 family serine peptidase, encoding MKTGQTPTEFSRRSLLKTVGIGIASTGFIGTGSAQETSDNSRHVVGTKSRYGVDVAGQRADAVDKEIDFGKRGKAVVGDFSDEALAELESRDDVRYVERDVTVQTLGQSLPWGCTKVEADTTIRAGETGTGADVAVLDTGIESTHPDLTRTLGEGYAVVDSDRGEEPWNDDHTHGTHCAGTIGAVNNGQGVVGVAPGVTLHAIKALNGDGSGTGGDIAEGIRWAADQGYDVLSMSIGATSPSSVIEDAVKYAYDKGVLLVAAAGNEGPCDDCIHYPAAYDDVVAVSSTTIDDELSEFSSTGPEVDIAAPGSDITSTVIGGGYRAFSGTSMATPHVSGVGAVLMANGASNTEARKRLTETAEDIGLDQNEMGAGRLDAKAAILGDSDGGDGGSNAFEVVTTNASDVSQTSATLGGDLTGLGDYSSATVGVEYWVDGAEHDSATTVEVGSESSAGTFTTTVEELEADTDYQFRAYATADDDTVTGSAVAFSTSEPAEAPVVKTLSPTDIEHEEAELRGEVVSLGDADEVTPGFICWEKGDRDDAEYIEDFDTDEPEEFDEDIEDLDDGETYVAVATVTTPDGHRIEGNRITFVTAE
- a CDS encoding DUF7576 family protein yields the protein MTFCANCGDVIDRSEWYSFAARRDEDGVLQTYAFCSEHCRSEFLDEPIADPIDN
- a CDS encoding bacterio-opsin activator domain-containing protein gives rise to the protein MEHENTFRVLLIDQDPDDAHFITHYLRKSQLQGVAESIDVTHTETLSEGEARLSGTEYDLVMVALGLPEYEDLETTRRIASQAPAVPIIVLAERSERDTAIQALQNGAQDYLIKDRIDIDQLLRSIRYAVTQKNHETEFAQRRNESAALNPVETLIREINTPLTDASTHKEVEQAICDCLTAESPYEFAAICSFSSEAGTFTPVTWAGCERDELDDAIEATEKLCEQDPLAMANRTQEVQFQNIPGELAAVSGETKTSDDQRKSVITVPLIFGSTVHGILTLFRGQSHSLSERERDAFGELGSIIGLWITAADRKEREQILTTLHHATRQLLHTETKSDVAELVVNTGRVILDLSHVAIFCIDETQNVLEPVAATPELAECAAENPSVGPDTTDSVVWDVFVSGDTALVEDLQTTDATFEMAQRTDAESGLFVPIGDRGVLVTLCGSVESFDTHTRKLVGMLAATTEAALKRIDHEMDLRERDQKLKDRNWKLTRLNWINKIIREIDQVLIQAASREEIEEAVCEKLNESGGFPFVWIGERDSISGSISPRAWVNNGSDYLDQVSFDIDDSSEPAVQTLTSGTMTVIPNVADNLREEPWRQKALTNGYQSVISIPLVYEDVRYGILTVYANQQSAFDELVREVLEELGCTVAYAINGIQRRRGTMSDEVTEIKLKIHESDSVLNRIARKANASVEFEAVIPQPGNKTRVLFSVATDSIEEILSVADEFISIESITHVRQTGEKQLFEATTTGSVVAQPLINYGTYPQEITADQSTIHAVIELPQFADVREVVELLENNYGKTELISRRDRERSRKTNREFITTFEEQLTERQYEVLRTAYESGFFEEPREITGQEVADLIGISQSTFNHHLRGAERKLFVSLFGDR
- a CDS encoding DUF7509 family protein; translated protein: MTVEITRNLIAERLGRVKYDRFLFYLMGPYKSFNLNYVLSEEERSEIDIEDLPGPLRRLFQSKDDIDAAQALLRRIQGELRVNPGVNAFLALDVDVDTDDVDAATQSIEYTRCSNATAFLLPFLGHNFGVGEEAGSILEALSETHGDRLIFVHEDDVTSAMIRSARVRWDLRVETYETEEELVSKLRFFAGGIMQRERRGNLSRLD
- a CDS encoding winged helix-turn-helix domain-containing protein, producing MATNHSHPVRGGVPEDPEDLLPEDSVLSLDEYLAMHAAVGHRTRYEVLYRLVHSGDMSPKELEEAIDIDDSTLHYHLNKLVDVGLVEKRQLTERGQDGLYTYYRATVFGEVTLTEGVDELIRGEQEFEAMYDSSNES
- a CDS encoding RNA ligase family protein, with the translated sequence MKNFPPLPAIENAPDELLDGGHLWILELVDGEPLRFRLDESGLIRFGDETRVYDDSDAVPDRYQHAIRYIRENLDREVLRRAVTDVEDITFFGVATHHRTIEYDWERTPSFLGYDVWSSDVDEFRPPDAAEQIFEQLGLRPANAVEKERNTRDFDPDSYTIPHSAWYDGPTKGVVVRNKRGNRGKLSHPGFREKTNVEPADGSAAELAAKFATPRRIETVESRLSEHNRPVTFESVYERVLEAILREEHARLDQRANDLDMAAFRSELAAVIREDLDG